A single genomic interval of Nocardioides nitrophenolicus harbors:
- a CDS encoding RrF2 family transcriptional regulator, translated as MSGGVEWAVHCCVVLSQADRPVPTARLAEFHGVSRTYLAKNLQQLSRAGLVRATEGRVGGYELTRGSGEITVLQIVMAIEGEDPAFQCTEVRQRGPLAVPEEACLRPCGIARVMAAAEDAWRDSLASVTIADLAKRLDVETAGSALESMRGWLGGR; from the coding sequence ATGTCGGGCGGCGTTGAGTGGGCCGTGCATTGCTGCGTCGTGCTCAGCCAGGCCGACCGACCGGTGCCGACGGCACGGTTGGCTGAGTTTCACGGGGTTTCCCGCACCTACCTGGCAAAGAACCTTCAGCAGTTGTCCCGCGCGGGGCTGGTGCGGGCGACAGAAGGCAGAGTGGGTGGCTATGAGCTGACCCGCGGGTCTGGAGAAATCACCGTTCTGCAGATCGTGATGGCGATCGAGGGCGAGGACCCTGCCTTCCAGTGCACCGAGGTGCGCCAGAGAGGGCCACTGGCGGTTCCGGAAGAGGCCTGCCTTCGGCCGTGCGGTATTGCTCGCGTCATGGCGGCGGCCGAGGACGCCTGGCGCGACTCGTTGGCATCGGTGACAATTGCTGATCTGGCGAAGCGACTTGATGTGGAAACGGCGGGTTCTGCTCTAGAGAGCATGCGCGGCTGGCTCGGAGGCCGCTAG
- a CDS encoding redoxin domain-containing protein, with protein MESHSVTRTIETTFRRANVHPSLSPGGTFPDYQLPDHTGVRRRLSEIQGDDPMILTLARGGYCPKEHQQHLDLAAFYPKIAVAYTKVATITPDRPRATQEFHDAVGAQWPFLSDPHRTVQKDLGIEEYTDAADNPMIPHTLVLSPGLVVHTSYNGYWFWGRPSTTELWQDLRTVTRNIRPDWDLNAPGLREQWEAGDRSSFYGWTPRS; from the coding sequence ATGGAAAGCCACTCCGTGACCAGGACCATCGAAACAACATTCAGGAGAGCCAACGTGCATCCATCACTCAGCCCGGGTGGGACCTTCCCGGACTACCAGCTCCCGGACCACACAGGGGTCCGAAGGCGTCTCAGCGAGATCCAAGGCGACGACCCCATGATCCTCACCCTCGCTCGCGGCGGCTACTGCCCGAAGGAGCACCAACAGCACCTCGATCTCGCAGCCTTCTATCCGAAGATCGCCGTCGCCTACACCAAGGTCGCGACGATCACACCAGACCGTCCTCGGGCGACACAAGAGTTCCATGACGCGGTGGGTGCCCAGTGGCCATTCCTCTCAGATCCCCACCGAACCGTCCAGAAGGATCTCGGCATCGAGGAGTACACCGATGCCGCAGACAATCCGATGATCCCGCACACACTCGTACTGAGCCCTGGGTTGGTCGTCCACACGAGCTACAACGGCTACTGGTTCTGGGGCCGTCCGTCGACCACTGAGCTCTGGCAGGATCTCCGAACGGTCACGAGGAACATTCGGCCCGATTGGGACTTGAACGCTCCAGGCTTGCGCGAGCAATGGGAAGCGGGCGATCGGTCTTCGTTCTATGGCTGGACGCCACGATCCTGA
- a CDS encoding SDR family oxidoreductase, with the protein MRVVVIGGTGLIGSKVVEKMRAHGHDAVAAAPQTGCNTITNEGVAEAVAGADVLVDVSNSPSFADQDVLDFFTTSTTNLLAAAKDAGVANYVALSVVGCDRLPESGYLRAKVAQEKLITESGVAFSIVRATQFFEFAKAIADSATVDGQVHLPTAYFQPMAAEDVATAVARHAAGEATKGVMEIGGPEKVRMSDFIAAGLKRVGDSRQVVPDAGARYFGTTLTDESLVPGPGSQVGTTTYADWVAAQK; encoded by the coding sequence ATGAGGGTAGTCGTCATTGGCGGAACGGGACTGATCGGCTCGAAGGTCGTCGAGAAGATGAGGGCGCACGGCCACGATGCGGTTGCGGCCGCTCCCCAGACCGGGTGCAACACCATCACGAACGAGGGTGTTGCGGAGGCTGTTGCTGGCGCAGACGTGCTGGTGGATGTGTCGAACTCGCCGTCCTTCGCGGATCAGGACGTCCTCGACTTCTTCACGACGTCGACGACGAATCTGCTCGCGGCCGCGAAGGACGCTGGCGTCGCAAACTACGTTGCGCTGTCGGTCGTCGGGTGCGACCGGCTCCCGGAGAGCGGATACCTCCGGGCGAAGGTCGCTCAGGAGAAGCTGATCACTGAATCGGGCGTGGCGTTCAGCATCGTTCGTGCCACGCAGTTCTTCGAGTTCGCCAAGGCCATTGCTGACTCGGCCACGGTGGACGGCCAGGTGCACCTGCCGACCGCATACTTCCAGCCCATGGCGGCGGAAGACGTCGCGACTGCCGTGGCGCGTCATGCTGCCGGGGAGGCGACCAAGGGCGTGATGGAAATCGGCGGGCCCGAGAAGGTCCGGATGAGTGACTTCATCGCGGCTGGTCTCAAGCGTGTCGGCGACTCGCGGCAGGTCGTGCCCGATGCCGGCGCAAGGTACTTCGGCACGACCCTGACCGACGAGAGCCTTGTTCCTGGCCCCGGTTCGCAGGTGGGTACGACCACCTACGCCGACTGGGTCGCGGCGCAGAAGTGA
- a CDS encoding low temperature requirement protein A, translating to MSNKATAIHRPMRARAVDEPNRTTTPLELLFDLTFVVAVGQAAGELAHATLGGHGLSAVLPFLMVFFAIWWAWMNFTWFASAYDTDDLPYRLAVFFQIGGVLVLAAGVGHAFDGDYAAVSFGYVIMRVGLLSLWLRAAVQHAEGRSTALRYAVGIAALEVLWLTRLATGDGALWTFCALVVLEMLVPAWAERAGPTNWHPHHIAERYSLFTIILLGESVFAATNAVVPVIDRTGDASLAGVSGCSLVIIAALWSLCFAASAGEGLQERRHWSFIWGYGYYLPFVGLAALGAGLEVVVSAGAAHGEAIAANVAVASVAVPVGVVIATVELLRVPQTRSRWAPLMTVFVGVVLGAAVVGSSHLGMTCAIFLVSLVAVAAATADAAINPRRRVPGPG from the coding sequence GTGTCCAACAAGGCAACTGCGATCCACCGCCCGATGCGCGCGCGGGCCGTTGACGAACCCAACCGGACGACCACGCCGCTTGAGTTGCTGTTCGACCTGACATTCGTCGTCGCCGTCGGACAGGCGGCGGGCGAGCTCGCGCACGCGACGCTCGGTGGGCATGGACTCTCGGCCGTGCTCCCTTTCCTGATGGTGTTCTTCGCTATTTGGTGGGCCTGGATGAACTTCACCTGGTTCGCGTCGGCCTACGACACCGACGATCTCCCCTACCGTTTGGCGGTCTTCTTCCAGATCGGCGGGGTCCTCGTTCTCGCGGCAGGGGTGGGGCACGCGTTCGATGGAGACTACGCGGCTGTTTCCTTCGGGTACGTCATCATGCGAGTCGGCCTGCTCAGCCTGTGGTTGAGAGCTGCCGTGCAACACGCCGAAGGCCGTTCTACGGCACTTCGCTATGCCGTCGGCATCGCCGCTCTGGAAGTGCTCTGGTTGACGCGGTTGGCTACGGGCGATGGTGCGCTCTGGACGTTCTGCGCACTCGTTGTTCTGGAAATGCTCGTCCCAGCTTGGGCAGAGCGGGCGGGGCCTACGAACTGGCACCCGCACCACATCGCCGAGCGGTACTCACTGTTCACGATCATCTTGCTAGGCGAAAGCGTCTTCGCGGCGACGAACGCCGTGGTGCCTGTCATAGACCGCACGGGGGACGCCAGCTTGGCGGGCGTCTCAGGCTGCAGCCTGGTGATCATTGCCGCGTTGTGGTCGCTGTGCTTCGCGGCGTCGGCAGGGGAGGGGCTTCAGGAAAGACGCCACTGGTCGTTCATCTGGGGATACGGGTACTACCTGCCGTTCGTCGGGCTGGCCGCACTTGGTGCGGGTCTCGAGGTCGTTGTGTCTGCCGGAGCAGCCCATGGCGAAGCGATTGCTGCGAACGTCGCCGTCGCGTCCGTGGCGGTGCCAGTGGGTGTCGTCATCGCCACAGTGGAACTGCTGCGAGTTCCTCAGACAAGGAGCCGGTGGGCCCCGCTGATGACCGTCTTCGTCGGGGTTGTGCTCGGCGCTGCCGTGGTTGGCTCGTCCCACCTGGGAATGACCTGCGCCATCTTTCTCGTGTCGCTGGTCGCGGTGGCCGCGGCGACTGCGGATGCTGCGATCAATCCTCGCAGGCGGGTGCCGGGGCCCGGGTAG